Below is a genomic region from Sutterella megalosphaeroides.
GTAGCAGCTGTCGGGAACGACGAGCGTGTCGGGGTTGCCCCCAGACATGTAGCGCACGCACCAGGTGCCGCCGACGAGCTTCGGGTGGGTTTTCGTCGGCAGCGCCTCGATCGCGACCGCAAGCTTTCCCGCCGAAATGAGCGCGTTTTCGCCGCGGCGCGGGTAGCGGCTCGCGTGCGCGGACTCGCCGCGCACGGTGACCTCGAAGCTGTAGCGACCGCGGAAACCGATCGCCGCGTTCGTAAAGCGGCACTCGGCCATGACGGCGTAGTCGGCTTTGAGCACGCCTTCGTCGCAAAGCGCGTAGGTCCCGCGACTCAAGCCCTCTTCGTCCGAAACGAAGGCGGCGAGGATCTTCCCCGAGAAGCGCTCGGGGTGCGCCGCAAAGTATTCGAGGGTCGAAAGGAGGCACGCGAGGCCCCCCTTCATGTCCATGGCGCCGCGCCCGTAGACCTTGCCGTCGATTTCGGTCGCGCGGAAAGGATTCGTCTTCCAGTTTTCGAGCGTCACGTCGACCGTGTCGATGTGACCGATCAGAAGCATCGTTTTCCCGGGACGGCCCGAGTCGAGCTCCGTCCAGACCGAGGGGCGCACGCCCTCGACGTCCTCGTCGAAGCGCGAAAAGTGCGGCGTCAGGCCGAAGCCGCGGATGAGGCCCGCGATGTGTTCGGCGATTTCGAGCTCGCGCCCGTTGACGGAGCGGATGTTGATGAGGTCGTACCAGCGTTGAATGAGGGGATCCATGGTGCGTTTTCCGTGAGTGGGTCGATGGGGATGAAAGAAGCGTCCGGACTCAGGCGGGCTGCGCTTCGGCGCGTCCCGTCGCACGCTCGTCGCGAAGGGCTTCGAGCTTGGCCGTGCACAGGCCCGTGACGGCGTAAAAGACCGAGAAGAGAATCGAGAGCCAGAGCATCGGCGCAAACGGCGTGAAGGCG
It encodes:
- a CDS encoding M20 family metallopeptidase, yielding MDPLIQRWYDLINIRSVNGRELEIAEHIAGLIRGFGLTPHFSRFDEDVEGVRPSVWTELDSGRPGKTMLLIGHIDTVDVTLENWKTNPFRATEIDGKVYGRGAMDMKGGLACLLSTLEYFAAHPERFSGKILAAFVSDEEGLSRGTYALCDEGVLKADYAVMAECRFTNAAIGFRGRYSFEVTVRGESAHASRYPRRGENALISAGKLAVAIEALPTKTHPKLVGGTWCVRYMSGGNPDTLVVPDSCYVFVDRYVVPGETSEDCIAQIRSAAADLGLADKVNVRLKPRKSPYMQSFAVPEDHELVTTLVDCYADVTGKALELAYDPSVCDSNIVAVTLGIPVVTFGPSGENLHGDNECGYPEEVLASFEIYKRMVERLLAP